A window of Lysobacterales bacterium genomic DNA:
CCGCGAAGTCAGCGCGCCGTCGGCCACCTTGATGCTCAGAAACTCCAGCTGCTCCTCCCAGTTGGGGCTGACGATCGAATACGCACGCAGCAGCGGCTTGCCGTTGACCATCAGGCCGATCATCACGAACTGGCCGTTCTCGAATCGCAGGCCCTCGTCGCGGGTGGTGTGCAGGGTGAAGTACTGGTCGGTCCAGTGGTGGACAGCGGTGACCCGCTCGATGCGGTAGGGCTTGTCGGCTTCGGCGCGTGCAGGCTGGACAGCGGCATTCATGGGCAGGGTTTCCACGCAGCTGGCTGGGCGATCCCTCGGGATCGAAGGCGGCTGCGCACGGGGGAGAGGGGAGGGCCTCGACGCGGAGGCGATTGTCCGCGTCATTATCGCCTGCCGCATTGAGGGGACTCAAAGCCGAGGCTGATCACGTCCATCCTGGCCTTGATCCGTGGTCGCGAGTCCGGCGCATGTCCGGACTCGTTCGGCCGCTGCGCGGCGAGGCCTTCGATGCGCTCGATTGCGCTGGATCACGCGCTGACGTGCTCGCTCCGCGGGCGCGCCCTCCATGGCGCGCGGCAACGCTGAAGTCTTCTGTCTTGCCGAAAGGCGGTGGCGCTGGCCTGCAGCTCGGGCCGGGAGGGCTGGGGTCTGGCGGCACGTCGAACGTCTCCTGCGGCCCGTCGCGCGCCGCTGTTTTCCTGAACCCGAGCTGGCTGCTCGTGCTCTGCCAGTCGATTGCATGGGCTTGCCGGTTCACCGGTGGCTAGGCAAAGTCGACCGTGGCCCGTTCGGCCCTGATCAATGTCTGGAGGCCTGCATGTTTCGCTGCCTGAAGCTCTCGATGCCCGTTGCGCTCGCCCTCGCGGCCTGCACCGTCCACGCGGCTGCGCCGCGTCCCGCCGCGCCTTCGCCTGACTGCCTTGATGCACGGCAGGTGGATCGGGTGTTTCCGGTTTCCGCCTGGCAGCTGGCCATCGTCCAGGCGGATGGTCGACGGTTTCGGGTTGAGCTCGATGCCGCGTGTCCGGCGGTCCTGAGCGACGACGCCCGGCTCAGCCTGCTCTCGAACGAGGGGTGGGCCTGCGGCGGCGCACGCGAGTTTGTCGTGGACGCCAGCAGCGGTACGCGCTGCGGAATCGCCGCGCTGGCGCCTGCGGATGAGCGCGAGTTCGCAGCCCTGCTCCGCGATGCGGGACGCCGCGACAGCGACAGGCTGGCCGCAGTCGAGGTGAGAGCGAGTGCGCCGCGGGCGTTCCGCGGCACCCACGATCACTGCTTCGCCGCGCGCCATGTGCGCGCCTGGAGCGAGTCGGGAGACGCGCTCGAAGTCGAGGTGTCGGCGCCTCGCTCCGGCGGCAATTCGCGCTACCGCATCGAGCTGGGTGAGGTCTGCCCTGACCTGGGCCGCGCGGTCAGCGTGGGTTTCCGTTCCGGTACCGACAACGGCGTCATCTGCGGCAATGTAGGCGATCGCGTCGAACTGATCGACGTGGGGCTGATGCCCGTCACCGCGCTCGGCTCGCGCTGCTCCATCCGCGAGGTCTTCCCGATCGCCCAGGTGGCGCGCTGATGCGCTGCGGATTCACCCTGTTCGCTGCCGCGCTTGCTCTCTCAACTGCAGTCGAGGCGCGCTCCCCTGCGCCCTCTCCCGACTGCCTCGATGCGCGCCTGATTGAAGCCTTCCACGCCCCTTCCGCCTGGCAGCTGGCGGTGGCGCTGTCGAACGGCCAGCGCTTCCGGGTCGAGCTGGCCGACGCCTGCGAGGCCGTGCTGCAGGCGGACGCACAGCCGAACCTGCTGGCCCGCGAAGGCTGGGCCTGCGGCGAGGGCGCGTTTGTGCAGATCCAGCCTGGCGGCGCGACCTGCGCGATCGCCGCGCTGGCGCCGGTCGAGCCCCGCGAGTTCGCGAGGCTGGCGCGTGAGGCCTCGGCGCGCACGCTGTCCACCGTTGAAGTGAAGGGCAAGGCGCGCGGTGGATTCGGCGGCAGCGGCGATTTCTGCTTCGCCGCACGCCATCTGCGCGCCTGGAGCGAGTCCGAGGGCGGGCTGATCGTCGAGACCTCGGCACGTCGCGGCGGAGGGCCCAGCGTGTACCGGGTCGAGCTTGACGGCAGCTGCCCGGATCTGGGCCGGTTCGAGAACATCGATTTCGCCTCGGGCGCCAACAACGGGCTGATCTGCGGCAACACCGGCGACACCGTTGTGATCCTTCCTGACGATCGGGCGGATATCGCGGCCATGGGCGCCAGCCGGCTGGCCAGCCGCTGCGCGATCCGCGAGGTCTACCCGCTGCCTGGCAAGGCCGGTTGAGCGGAAGGGCGACAGTTCACGCGCTCGCGATGTTGCCGGCGCCAGCCTTGCCGCTCTTTTGCCACGGGGTCACCGCATGAACACGCCGCGCCGTCTTGACCAGCACGATTTCCATCCCGAAGTGCTGCGCCTGTTCGACCAGTTTGTGCACGGGCTGATCGATCGTCGCGCGTTCCTGGCGGGAGCCGGACACTACGCCGCGGGCGCGGCTGGCGCGGCCGGGCTGCTGGCTGCGCTCAGTCCGCGCTTCGCCGCCGCGCAGCAGGTCAGCGCGGACGACGCGCGCCTCCGCGCGGAATACCGCGAATTCGATTCGCCCGAGGGCCACGGCAAGGGCCGAGGCTATCTGGCCCAGCCCGCCGAGGCGGCCGGCGCGCTGCCCAGCGTGCTGGTGGTGCACGAAAACCGCGGCCTCAACCCGCATATCGAGGATGTCGCGCGCCGCCTCGCGATCGTCGGCTACCGGGCCTTCGCGCCGGACGCGCTGTTCAGCCTTGGCGGCTACCCGGGCGACGAAGACGCCGCGCGGACGCTGTTTGCCCAGCTCGACCAGGTGAAGTGCCGCGCGGATTTCCTCGCTGCCGCGCGCTGGCTGCAGGCGCTGGACGGCGGCAACGGACGTCTGGGCGCGACCGGCTTCTGCTACGGCGGCGCCATCGTCAACCTGCTGGCCACGCAGCTGCCCGAGCTCGCCGCAGCCGCGCCCTACTACGGCGGCGCCGCACCGCTGGACGGTGTAGCGCAGATCCGCGCCGAGCTGCTGGTGGTGCTGGCCGCCGACGACGAGCGCGTCAACGCCACCTGGCCGCCCTACGAGGCTGCGCTGACCGCGGCGGGCACCCGCTTCGAGCTGTTCCAGCCTGCGGGCACGCTGCACGGCTTCCATAACGACACCACGCCGCGCTACAGCGAAGCCGCGGCGCGCGAGGCCTGGGCCAAGACGCTGGCGCTGTTCGAGCGCACGCTGCGCGGCTGATGCCGCCAGCCGGTCCGGGCGGCCGCAGGGCGTATGCTTTCACGCCCTTTACACGGCGTTCGCCATGCCTGACACCCTTCCTGCCTGCCCTAAGTGCGGCTCCGAGAACACCTACCCCGACGGCGAGCTCTACATCTGCGCCGACTGCGGTGAGGAGTGGCCGCAGCAGGCGCAGGCAGAAGAAGTGGACGTTGAACGCGTGGTCGTCGACGCCAACGGCACGCCGCTGGCGGACGGCGACGCGGTGGTGCTGATCAAGGACCTCAAGGTCAAGGGCAGCTCCACTGTGCTCAAGGTTGGCAGCAAGGTGAAGAGCATCCGCTTGGTCGGCGGCGACCATGAAGTCGACTGCCGCATGGACGCTGGCAACTTCATGCTGAAGGCCTGCTACCTGCGCAAGGTCTGATTTGCGTCCGGCGCTCGCGTGCCCGGGCCCGCCGCAGACCGGCAACTCAGCAGCAGCCCCACCGCCAGCAGGCCGATCGACAGCAGGTCGAACAGCAGCACCCGCTGCAGCCCCGCAGCGAGCGGCCAGTGCTGCAGGCACAGCGCAGCGAACGCCAGGTCGCTGGCGAGCAGCAGCAGGGCACCGGTGCGCAGTGAGCCGTGACCCCGCAGCGCCAGCGCCAGCGGCAGGCTGAGCAGGGCGAACAGCAAGGCGCGATGCTGCAGCAGCAGGGCGACGCTTGGCGGCAGCGGCGCCTCCAGCCCGTACATCGACACCAGGCTTGCGGGCCCCAGCAGTCCGGGCAGGGGCAGCCAATGGATGCCGACCGCGATCCACAGTCCGGCCTGCACCGCGGTCATCCGCCAATCCCGCCTGCCGCGTTCCATTCAGGCCACCGCCGCGCGCGTGTCTGGCGTCGCCTCGCGCGCGCTGCGTCGCAGACCCAGCCACTGCAGCTCGGCCAACACCAGCACCGCGAGCGCCTGTGCGACCAGCACCGCCCAGCCGATCGAGCTCGGGTTGAACAGTCCCAGCGCCGGCAGCAGCAGGCTGGCCACGGCCCATTCGAGATTCACCGCGATGCTCAGCCACAGGCTCCAGGCCGGCAGTCGCGCCTGGCCGCCCATCCAGCCGGTGAGGGCCGCCCAGAAGAACATGAAGCCCGCCAGCGCGATCATGTGCACGCGCTCGAGGCCGAGCGCGGCGCCCAGCGGTTCCAGCAGCAGCGGCACCAGTGCAGCCGCGGCCAGACTCAGGACCGCATCGAGGCGCAGGCCGAGACGCAGCAGTGAGGAAGGGTGGATGGTGCGCATGGTGGGTTCCTCTTCGTGTGGGTTCGCCACCAGCCTCGCGCCGAAGTCGCCTGCGGTCGATTACCTGCCAGGTAATGCCGTGGCCGCGAAGCCGCGGTTAGCATCCCAGGCATGGACAGCCTTCGATCGAACTCCGTGCCGACCTCGAACCCCGCCATTGGCGGCCTGCTGCGCGACTGGCGGCAGCGCCGTCGACTCTCACAGCTGGACCTGGCGCTGGAGGCCGAGATCTCGACCCGGCATCTCAGCTTCATCGAGACCGGCCGCGCCCGACCCAGCCGCGAGCTGGTGCTGCATCTCGCCACCCTGCTGGAGCTGCCGCTGCGCGAGCGCAACCGCTGGCTGCTGGCGGCCGGATTCGCGCCGGCCTTCGCCGAAACCGCGCTCGACAATCCGGCGCTGTCTGCCGCACGCGAGGCGGTGCAGCGGGTGATCGAGCTGCACTCGCCGTTTCCCGCGGTGGCGGTGGACCGCCACTGGAACCTGCAGCTCGCCAACGCCAGCGCGCAGGCCCTGCTCGCCAGCGTCGATCCGGCGCTGCTGCAGCCGCAGGCCAATGTGCTGCGCCTGAGCCTGCATCCGCGCGGGCTGGCGCCGCAGATCGTCAACCTGAAGCAGTGGCGAGGACATCTGCTCGCACGCCTGCGTCGGCAGGTGCAGGAGAGTGGGGACGACGTGCTGGCGCGGCTGCTCGCCGAGCTGTCGGCCTACCCGCCGCTGTCGCACGAAGCCGAGCGACACGACACGCCCGAATCCCCGACCCCCGACGTGCTGATGCTGTTCCGCCTGCGCAGCCCGCTGGGCGAGCTCGCCCTGTTCAGCACCATCACCGTCTTCGGCACCCCCGCCGACATCACCCTGTCGGAGCTTGCCTTGGAATGCTTTTATCCGGCCGATGCCGCGACGGCTGAGCGTCTGCGGGCGCTGGCGCGCGTCTGAGCTTTCGCGCGATATCGGCCCTCTGCGGTTCGTCGAACGGAATGATGCCGGAGCTCGCGGTGCCGATTGCGCGGTGTTCCGGCCCTGCGCGGCAACGCTGCCATTGCCTGCTGCGCGCGCTCGTCGTCGCCCTGCGCCGGCATCATCGCGCGGCCCTTTCGGGAGGTTCGCTGCGGGTCGACAGCTCTATTGGATGCGTCGAAGTGCCCGCGCTCAGGGCTGGCTCGGCGGCGCGGCGTTCAACACGGCAGCTCCGGGGCAGAGCACTGGCCGGGCAGAGAGCGGCCGCTCCAGCGCGACCCCGTCGACCGCCCGGGCCGTGCTTCGGTCGCTCGCCTCACGGGGTCTCGAACCCGTCACGGAACACGGGCCCTGCAGCCAGAGCTGTGACCGCGACCGTGCCCAGGATCACCCGCCCCTCGCTGTCGCGCGGGCCGCTGTGGAGCAGAACTCTCATGCTGCCGGGCACCAGGGGCATCAAGCGCAGGCGCAGGCTGTAGTCGCCAGGCGGGACCTGGGCCGGCAAGGTCTGGGTTTCGACCACCGAAAGCGTCTCGCCTGGAACGACATCTCGCAGGTCGGCAGCCGAGAGCAGGGTGAAACGAGTGGAACCGCCGGCGTCGACGCCATCGATCGCGACCGCGTAGGCGTGGTAGAGCGGCGCTGCGCCGCTGTTCGAGAGCTCAAGTTCGATGCTGATGCTCTGCTGCGGAACGAGAGGGGCCGGCACGCGCACGCGATCGATGTGCAGCCGGTATCCGAGCAGGCGGCGGATCCGGTTCATCACGGCGCCGTGGCCCGGCTCTTCATGCTTGCCGGCGGGTCCCAGAAAGCTGAAGTGGAACTGGCGCAGCAGGCTGAGCACGTCTTCGGTGCGCTCTGTCCACGTGTTCTTCTGGTCGCTGAAGGGGCTCTCGCCCGAGATCGGTGCGCTGCGCCAGTTGTCCTGCGAGCCCGGGGTGAGGTTCAGCATCGCCCATTCCAGATTCCAGTCGCCGCTGGAACTGCAGCGCGGCATGGCCGGGTTGAAGCGCGCGCACAAGCCGGTGAAGGAGGGAAAGTAGTCCTCGTGGAAGCCGAACTCCACGCCCGACGCATCGGGCGAGCGGGCGTAGCGGGTTTGCAGCGGCGTGCGGCTGAACGCCGCGGCGTAAGCATCACGGACGCTGGCCTTGATCGCCGCCGCCGGCGCGTTCTGGGCGCAGCCTGACTGGTGCCATTCGCCCCACAGGCCGAGCAGTCCGACCTGCACGGCGGTGATGCGCGGATGGCCGTCATAGCGCTGCGCCAATGCCGTGATCAGCTGGCCCATCTGCACGGCCATCTGCGGATGGTTCCAGTCCGGCGTGCGGCCCGGACCATCGCCATTGCAGCTGCTGTAGTCGCTGCCGGCGATATTGAGCGGGGGCTGCTCCAGGAACAGCGGATAGTCGCGCTCGTTCTGGCCGCCCGTGTAGTAGGTGCTGATGCCGCTCGCGCTGCCGTTGGGGTAGTCGGCCACCAGCCGCAGCACAAAGGTGGTGTCGGGATTGGCGTTGAGCAGCGGCTGCAGGCGGCGCTGCTCGAACCCCGCCCAGTCGAACACCTGATCGCTGGTTTCGATTTCCCGCCAGGGCACGTAGACGTGGTAGATCCGCGCGCCATAGTGATTGGCGGTGCCGACGGTTGTCCCCCACAGCATGAAGCCGCTGTGGGGGTTGGGGTGCAGTTCGTCGGTGCGAGACGGCGTGAATTCCGCGGCGTTTGCGCGCCCCAGCATGACGAGCCCGATCACCAGGAGCGCTGCGTACGCTGCCTGGCACAGCACGCGGGTTGCGGTTCGAGGGCGGATGAATCGGGTCGGCATCGTCGACGTCCTGGAGTCCGGGCGCCGCGACTATAGGGGGCGTGACATTGCGATACATGTGTCAAGATCACGGTTCGCGAGCCCCAGGCGGATCCCGCCGCTGCGCGCTGCAGCCGGTGAGGGCCGGCGAAAGCGAAATCCTCTGATCCGTGCGCGGTGGCACCGGCAAACCGCCGCACCCCGGCCAAATGGATTGCCGCCCTGCGCGCTGACGACGCGCCTGAATCGGCCTGCAGGCGGCGGATGCCCGCGGCCAGCAGGGCGGGCGCCGACTGTCAGATCTGACAGGCAACCCGGGAATGCCTGAGACGCGGCTGGCCCCGCGCCCTCCCTGAGCTTGGACAGCCCCGCGCCGCTACCGGGAAACGACGCCTGATCGCTGTCTTCTCGTTCTGATCAGGAGACTCCCATGTTCACCACCGTGCGTTCCGTTGTGCGCCCCCGCTTTCGTCTGCAGCGGGCGCTTCTCGCAGGTTTTGGTCTCTGCCTCTGTCTGCTGCTGTCGGCCGCGGCTGCGGCCGACAAGCCACCTTCCGAGCTGCCTGCGCCGGCCTTGATCGAGCTCACGCCGATGGAGCGCGACGGGCACCCCGAGGGCAATGCCCTGCTGAGGCTGGGGTTCGAGCAGCGTGAGCTGCTGCCGGACAGCATCGAGCTGGATGTCGACACCCAGCGCTTCGTGCTGAAGCGCGACGAGCGCGAGCCCCTGACCTTCGTCGGCATCATCAAGCTCGACTTCGATCGCTTCGCCGATGAGATTGAGCGTCGCGAAGCCTTGATCCGCGAGAGCGGCGAGCGTTCGGCGCCCCTGTTCGAGGGGCGCGAAATGCTGGGCGAGAAGGAGTTCCAGCGGCTCGATCCTCGTGAACTGAAGCTTGCCCGACTTGAGTCCCTGCCGCTGCGCATTCCGCGCGATGTCCTGCTGATGCCGCTGTCCTTCGTCGACCCGGCGCGCGAGCTGATGATCACCTCGACGGCCGTGGTGAACGACCCGACCCGGACTTTCGACATCTGCGGAAACAGCGGCAACCCCAACGGCGCCTGGACCTTCAAGACCCTGATGAGCAACATGGCCAACACGCCGCTCACTGGCGTGGATCCGGCGGACTTCGTCGAGCGCTGGCTGCGCAGCTGGCAGGTCAACCACACGCTCAACAGCTTCGCGGTGCCGGCGCGCGGCAACATCGGTCCGCTGGTGCTGAACAGCTGGCCGCGCATCAACGGCAAGCTCGACTTGAATCGCTCGCCGTTCCGCCTGCTCGCCATCGTCAACCGTGTCGATCTGCGCGGCAACAGCGTGTACGGCGCCAGCAGCGCAGGCGAGGGCCGCTTCGTTTTCGGCGTGGTCAATCGCAACCTCAACGGTGGCTGTTCGACCACGCCGTTCACCGTGATCCTGGAGTACGGCGTTCCCGTTCGCGGCTGTTCGGCCGTGCGCAGCTACGGTCAGCAGTGGGCCGATCTGGGCGGCTTGGTGCTTGGCAGCGCCGCCTACAACGCTGCGCTGCAGAGCATCACCGACCAGTTCACCAGCGCCAACGCGGCGCCCAACAAGCCCAACGGCAGCGCCATCAATCAGGTGCGCACCAACGAAAACGCTTTGAATCCGCTGTGGGAGCTGCGCGAGTTCGTCCTGCAGCAGGGCAGCCCGCTGCTGCGCATCGTCTCGACCCAGCAGACCCCGCATCACACGCTCAACAACGGCGGCCTGTTGGCGAACTACATCACGACCAATGCGGCGGCCATCGTCGCCGACGCGCATACGGTGCCGCCGCTGTGGCTTGGGCAACCCTTCCTGAGCGGATCCAACTTCAACTTCTCGGTGGCGAACGGCGCCGTCTGGAATGCGCCAGGCGTCGCCAACCAGCCGCGGCACAAATTCTCGCTGGCGACCTGCAATGCCTGCCATGGCGGTGAAGCCCGCGACAGCTCGGTGCCGGCGGACCTGCCCTTCGTGCACATCGGCGTGCGCCAGGCCGCGGCGACCAGTGCGCTGTCGAGGTTCCTGGTCGGCACTGGCAGCCTGTCCGCGCCCAGCACCTTCAACAAACCGGACCCGATCAACCTCGCGCCCGTGCGCCAGTTCGGTGATCTGCTGCGGCGGCAGCAGGACCTGGCCAACCTGACCGGCATGGACTGCAGCAGCGGCGGCTTCCTGCAGGATCTCCGCTTCGAGCCGCTGCGCATGGTGCACTGAGCCCTCTGGACTCGTGCTGCCGGTCGCATGCTTCTGTGCGCCCTTGCGCCCGCGGCGTCACCGCCTTGCGCGAACGCCGCGGGTTGCTGGCTCGGCGGACTCCCCGCATCGCCGCGCGCGCCTTGACCCGCGCGCGCTGGTTGACGAAGCCTCAGGGCCGCAGCCAGCGACGCATGTGCGGATAGGCTTCGACGCCCGCGCTGCGGGCTTCCGCCGAACCGTAGGCCATGCCGGCCTGCATGAGTCCGTGCAGGCCATGATAGACGCCGCAGCCGAAGGTCATCGCCAGCGCCTCGCCGTGGCCGTGATAGCCGCCTGCGTGGAAGAGTTCGCGCGCGGACAGCCCCACCGCGCAGGCGGCGGCAAAAGCCCAGGCGATGGCCTCGGCCTCGCCGGCATGCGGCACCAGCTCACAGTCGTGCAGTGCGCCGTTCTGCTCGGGCCGGAGTGCGGCTGGCATCACCGCGAGGTGGCCGGCCTCGTGCAGCAGATCGCCCGGCCATGCCAGCGCGCTACGGTCGACCACGAGACCGCCCGCGCGAATGCACACGCCCGGCAGAAAGCCGGAGGTCGCGAGCGTCTCTTCGTCGACCCGCAGGCCGATCCCGCGCAGGAACGCGATCAGGCGATCGGTCAGGGCCTCGTTGGGGTTCGTCGCGGCACAGGCTTGGAAGGCGGACATGCGCCGAAGCAGGCGGTTTGGGTCGACCGATTGTGCGCTAAGCGGCGGTGCGAGGGTGGTGGCCGTTCTTGGCATGCCGCGCAGCAAGGCCAGCGAAGACGCGCTCTTCGAACCGCGCGCAGCCCACGGCCCGCGCGATACGCGGGCCAGACCCGGCCGCGCGGTCCCGGCTCGCGCTGTCATATTTCTGCGGTGGTGGATGTCATCGTAGATGTGCACGATGCGCGGTTTCGTCCGAAACATCCGGTGACCGCATGCGTCCTGTTCGATTTCTTCCGCTCGCTGCTGCGCTGTGTGCGCTGGCTCCGTTCGCCGCTGCGCAGGCCGCCGGCAGCGCGATCTTCCTGCACCCCGACGGCATGGGCGCCAACACCTGGATGGCGACGCGTCTGTACACCGTGGGTGTCGATGGGCGTCTGGCCTGGGACCGCTTGCCGCAGGTGGCGCTGTACGTCGGGCCCACGCTGGATGCGGTGAACCAGAGTTCGAATGCCGGCGCCACCACCCACGCCTGGGGGCTGCGGGTGGATCTGGATGCCTACGGCACGCTGCGCGGCGAGCCGCTGACGCGCTCGGCCTCGGGGTTCGCGGGCAGCCTGATGCGCGAAGCCAAGGCCGCCGGCAAACGCATCGCCATCGTCAATTCGTCCAGCCTCACCGAGCCCGGCACCGGCGCCTTTCTGGCGCGCGTGCCGAACCGCGATGATGAGGCCGAGATCGCGGCGCAGATCCTCGCCGCGCAGCCCGATGTCGCGCTGGGCGGCGGTGAGATGTTCTTCCTGCCGAAGGGCGTCACCGGGCGCCACGGCGAGGGCGTGCGCGAGGACGGCCGCAACCTCGTCGAAGAGGCGCGCGCTGCGGGCTACACCGTGGTCTTTTCTGCCGAGGAGCTTGCGGCCGTGCCGGTGGGTACGCCGCGGCTGCTCGGCCTGTTCGCCGCCGAGGAAACCTTCAACGAGGCCGATGAAGCCACGCTGGCCGCCCAGAAGCGGCCGAACTTCCAGCCGCAGGCGCCGCGCTTCGATGTGATGATCGCCGCCGCGCTGAAGCAGCTGGCCGACAGCCCCAAGGGCTATCTACTGGTGGGCAACGAGGAGGCCACTGACAATCTGTCGGGCGAGAACAACGCGCCTGCCACGCTCGATGCGGCCCAGGGCGCGGATCGCGCCATTGCGATTGCGCTGGAGCAGGCGGCGCGCGATCCCGGCCTGACCGTGATCGTCGCGTCCGACTCCGACAACGGCGGCATGAACGCCACCAGCGATGACCTCGACGAGCTGCCGCGCCCCTTGCCCCAAGTCACCGAGAACGGCTCGCCCCTGGACAGCGATGGCGGCAAGCCCTTCCTCACCCCGCCGGACCGCCACGGCCAGCGCCTGCCCTTCTACATCACCTGGGCCTCCCTGAGCGACAGCGCCGGCGGCACGGTGGTACGTGGCATGGGGCCAGGCGCCCAGCGCATCGAAGGCACCGTCGATGCGAGCACCGTGTTCCATGCCCTGCATGCCGGCCTGTTCGGCGGCGGAAAAGCCGTCGAGTAAAGCGCTGGTGAGGGAGCGAGGCGACCTGCGTCGACCTCGCTCCGCTCGCGCTCACTCCTCGCTCGGGAAGTAGAACTCCTCGCCCTCGGAGATCACCCCCATGCGCTCGAACCAGTCCGGCCCGAGCGCGCTCTGCAGCGGCCCGGTGCAGGGCAGGGTGGCGATGGCTTTGCCGTCGCGTTCGACCTGTACACCCTCAAGTTCCAAGGTTTCGCCGTTGGTACCCCAGCGGCCGATGCCGCTGTAGACCACGTAGGCATAGGCCCCGTTGTAGAAGCGCAGCCAGCTGCCGCCGCCGCCGGAGAACGCAGTGGATTCGCCGCGCGAGGCCAAACGCGGCACGGCACTATGTGGGGGCAGAGCCAGCTCGGGTGGCGCGCTGCCGTCCGCCAGGCCAAAGCGGTACTGCAGCGAGCCCGACACGTTGGAGGCATCGGCCGAGGCGCAGACCGAGACCCGCTTGGCGCCGATCGCGCAGTCGAAAGCGATCGATTCGTCGGGCGCACACAGCGAGCCGGCTGCCGGCGCGGTCATGCCGCTCAGCACCCGCGCCGCGGTCACCAGCACCACCTGATCGCTTTCGCCGCAGTCGACGTCGCCCTGGCAGGACTCGGCCAGCACGTTCTCTACCGAGTAACTGAGCTGCAGGCGCTGGTCGATCAGCGAGGGGTCTTCGCACAGCTCGAACACCGCGGACTCGTGGAAGGTTTCACCGGTGTCGGATTCCAGCGTCAGATAGCAGCTGACATCGCCGCTGACGGCCTCGCGCAGCACGCCTGCGCTCTGCTTGATCTCACCGTTGATGCGCAGGGTGTCGGCCAGAGCCGGCAGTGCGCCGAGGCTTGCCAGAGCCAGCGCGAGGCGGGCCGCACAAAGTGTCGAAGCTAGGGGGCGGCGTCGGGGCATACAGATCTCGTCGTCGGGCGAGCGCGAGCCGCGCTCAAGTCGGGGCGCGCGAGCATAGCCAACCCGGTCCGGATTAGCCCCAACCGGTGACGGGAAGATTTGCGCAGCGCGCACCGGCGATCAGGGCTGCGCGGTCCGGCACAGCCGTGGCGCCCTGCTCCGCGAGCGCTGAGGCGCTCGCGGGTGCCGCACCGGCCCGGTTCGCTGACGGTGGATCCGGTTTTCGGCGTTCCGGGCCATGGGCGCCCAGGCCACCCCGATCGCTGGCGGCCTCGACGATCGGGACCGTCGGGGCGAGCGCTCGCGGACCCGGCGTCCAGTTCGGCAAGCGCCGGAGATCCGTCGCGGTCAAAAAAAGCTCGAAAAAGACGATCAAAACAATCGATTGTAGTCACAAGTGAGATATGGAACGCGCTTTGCATGCGATCCAAATCGCAAGCGAGGAGCCGCGTCATGCCCAGAACCCTGCTGTCTTCTCTCGCCCGCGGCGGAGCGCTCTGCGCCTTCGCTCTGCTGCCCTTGGCCGGCCACGCGCAGCCAGCGAGCCCGATCGCCACCGACCGCCCCGACTTCGTGGAGTCGAGCCGGAGCGTCGGCTCTGGCCGCTGGCAGATCGAAACCAGCGTTGCCTTCGAGCGCGACAGCGAAGACGGCCTGCGCGCGGAAGTCTTCGCCACTCCAACCCTGCTGCGGATCGGTCTCGGCGAGCACTGGGAGGCCCGGTTCGAGACGGACGGCTGGCTCGACGCCCGATTGCGTGCCGGCCCGTTCCGCGAAGACCTGGACGGCTTCGCCGATCTCGCTCTGGGCCTCAAGTACGCGCTGCCCGAGCCCACTGGCGCCGGCCCTGCACAGGCCTGGCTCTTCCATCTCGATCTGCCCAGCGGTGACCGCGCGTTCCGCGGCGAGGGCGTGCGCCCCTCGCTGCGCTGGGTCGGCGAATGGTCGCTGTCCGAAGACTGGTCGCTCGGCCTGATGCCCGGCGTGGTGCTCGACGACGACGGCGATGACGATTACG
This region includes:
- a CDS encoding helix-turn-helix transcriptional regulator, whose protein sequence is MDSLRSNSVPTSNPAIGGLLRDWRQRRRLSQLDLALEAEISTRHLSFIETGRARPSRELVLHLATLLELPLRERNRWLLAAGFAPAFAETALDNPALSAAREAVQRVIELHSPFPAVAVDRHWNLQLANASAQALLASVDPALLQPQANVLRLSLHPRGLAPQIVNLKQWRGHLLARLRRQVQESGDDVLARLLAELSAYPPLSHEAERHDTPESPTPDVLMLFRLRSPLGELALFSTITVFGTPADITLSELALECFYPADAATAERLRALARV
- a CDS encoding DUF4832 domain-containing protein, with protein sequence MPTRFIRPRTATRVLCQAAYAALLVIGLVMLGRANAAEFTPSRTDELHPNPHSGFMLWGTTVGTANHYGARIYHVYVPWREIETSDQVFDWAGFEQRRLQPLLNANPDTTFVLRLVADYPNGSASGISTYYTGGQNERDYPLFLEQPPLNIAGSDYSSCNGDGPGRTPDWNHPQMAVQMGQLITALAQRYDGHPRITAVQVGLLGLWGEWHQSGCAQNAPAAAIKASVRDAYAAAFSRTPLQTRYARSPDASGVEFGFHEDYFPSFTGLCARFNPAMPRCSSSGDWNLEWAMLNLTPGSQDNWRSAPISGESPFSDQKNTWTERTEDVLSLLRQFHFSFLGPAGKHEEPGHGAVMNRIRRLLGYRLHIDRVRVPAPLVPQQSISIELELSNSGAAPLYHAYAVAIDGVDAGGSTRFTLLSAADLRDVVPGETLSVVETQTLPAQVPPGDYSLRLRLMPLVPGSMRVLLHSGPRDSEGRVILGTVAVTALAAGPVFRDGFETP
- a CDS encoding transporter; translated protein: MPRTLLSSLARGGALCAFALLPLAGHAQPASPIATDRPDFVESSRSVGSGRWQIETSVAFERDSEDGLRAEVFATPTLLRIGLGEHWEARFETDGWLDARLRAGPFREDLDGFADLALGLKYALPEPTGAGPAQAWLFHLDLPSGDRAFRGEGVRPSLRWVGEWSLSEDWSLGLMPGVVLDDDGDDDYAAGIFGVVVGRAWSPTFRSFAELALPQIASSKHGGTEAYLDLGAAWLLSPDLQLDTAFALGLNDRSVDSAITVGLSVRWP
- a CDS encoding alkaline phosphatase is translated as MRPVRFLPLAAALCALAPFAAAQAAGSAIFLHPDGMGANTWMATRLYTVGVDGRLAWDRLPQVALYVGPTLDAVNQSSNAGATTHAWGLRVDLDAYGTLRGEPLTRSASGFAGSLMREAKAAGKRIAIVNSSSLTEPGTGAFLARVPNRDDEAEIAAQILAAQPDVALGGGEMFFLPKGVTGRHGEGVREDGRNLVEEARAAGYTVVFSAEELAAVPVGTPRLLGLFAAEETFNEADEATLAAQKRPNFQPQAPRFDVMIAAALKQLADSPKGYLLVGNEEATDNLSGENNAPATLDAAQGADRAIAIALEQAARDPGLTVIVASDSDNGGMNATSDDLDELPRPLPQVTENGSPLDSDGGKPFLTPPDRHGQRLPFYITWASLSDSAGGTVVRGMGPGAQRIEGTVDASTVFHALHAGLFGGGKAVE
- a CDS encoding dienelactone hydrolase family protein gives rise to the protein MNTPRRLDQHDFHPEVLRLFDQFVHGLIDRRAFLAGAGHYAAGAAGAAGLLAALSPRFAAAQQVSADDARLRAEYREFDSPEGHGKGRGYLAQPAEAAGALPSVLVVHENRGLNPHIEDVARRLAIVGYRAFAPDALFSLGGYPGDEDAARTLFAQLDQVKCRADFLAAARWLQALDGGNGRLGATGFCYGGAIVNLLATQLPELAAAAPYYGGAAPLDGVAQIRAELLVVLAADDERVNATWPPYEAALTAAGTRFELFQPAGTLHGFHNDTTPRYSEAAAREAWAKTLALFERTLRG
- a CDS encoding alkylphosphonate utilization protein, which codes for MPDTLPACPKCGSENTYPDGELYICADCGEEWPQQAQAEEVDVERVVVDANGTPLADGDAVVLIKDLKVKGSSTVLKVGSKVKSIRLVGGDHEVDCRMDAGNFMLKACYLRKV